Proteins encoded within one genomic window of Oncorhynchus tshawytscha isolate Ot180627B linkage group LG02, Otsh_v2.0, whole genome shotgun sequence:
- the LOC112217767 gene encoding G-protein coupled receptor 61: MEPLWNSSLPFSQPMPNTSASESPESGALSQSLALLAMLLMDLLAVVGNGAVMAVIAKAPQLRKFAFVFHLCLVDLLAALVLMPLGMLSGRAFFGEALCRSYLFLSVCLVTAAILSISAINVERYYYIIHPMRYEVKMTLGLVASVLVGIWVKALAMSALPLLAWALQGGRTPFLEGVGVGGGGEGVPSPPAQSHRRCSLHWTGGGSNRMAFMVLFTLVYFLCPLLVILVVYCSMFKVARVAAMHHGPLPTWMDTPRRRRSESLSSRSTMVTSSGTGTGTGVGRDTPHRTFGGGKAAAVLAAVGGQFLCCWLPYFSFHLYSALASSPPATLGPLEEVVTWIGYFCFTSNPFFYGCLNRQIREELGKHVPCLFRRATEEEDRLPSREGSIEENFLQFLQGTGCNLDPQDSHSTSSPKGETCRPLAQPPQPIPIDFRIPGQIAEETSEFLEHHQIKNNHILSDS, translated from the coding sequence ATGGAGCCGTTGTGgaactcctccctccccttctcacaGCCCATGCCCAACACCTCAGCCTCTGAGTCACCTGAGAGCGGGGCTTTGTCCCAGTCACTAGCACTGCTCGCCATGCTGCTCATGGACCTGCTGGCCGTGGTGGGCAACGGGGCCGTAATGGCTGTCATCGCCAAGGCCCCACAGCTCCGTAAGTTTGCCTTTGTCTTCCACCTGTGCCTGGTGGACCTGCTGGCAGCCCTGGTGCTGATGCCCCTGGGCATGCTCTCAGGCAGGGCCTTCTTTGGCGAAGCCCTGTGCCGGAGCTacctcttcctcagtgtgtgccTGGTCACCGCCGCCATCCTCTCCATCTCAGCCATCAACGTGGAGCGCTACTACTACATCATCCACCCCATGCGCTACGAGGTGAAGATGACCCTGGGCCTGGTGGCCTCAGTCCTGGTGGGGATATGGGTCAAAGCCCTGGCCATGTCAGCCCTGCCGCTGCTGGCCTGGGCCTTACAGGGCGGGAGGACTCCTTTTCTGGAAGGTGTTGGagttgggggagggggtgagggtgtcCCCTCACCCCCAGCTCAGAGTCACAGGCGCTGCTCCTTGCACTGGACGGGGGGTGGGTCGAACCGCATGGCCTTCATGGTCCTGTTCACGTTGGTGTACTTTCTGTGCCCGCTGCTGGTCATCCTGGTGGTGTACTGCAGTATGTTCAAGGTGGCGCGGGTTGCGGCAATGCATCATGGGCCTCTGCCCACCTGGATGGACACGCCCCGCCGCCGGCGCTCCGAGTCGCTCAGCAGCCGCTCCACCATGGTGACCAGCTCAGGAACAGGCACGGGGACAGGGGTGGGGCGCGACACCCCTCACCGCACATTCGGAGGGGGCAAGGCGGCAGCAGTTTTAGCAGCAGTGGGAGGACAGTTCCTGTGCTGCTGGTTGCCCTACTTCTCCTTCCATCTGTACTCAGCTCTGGCCTCTAGCCCTCCAGCCACGCTGGGCCCCCTGGAGGAGGTCGTCACGTGGATCGGCTACTTCTGCTTCACCTCCAACCCTTTCTTCTATGGTTGTCTGAACCGGCAGATCCGTGAGGAGCTTGGCAAGCATGTGCCTTGCCTGTTCCGCCGGGCGACAGAAGAGGAGGACCGACTGCCCAGCCGTGAGGGATCCATAGAGGAGAATTTCCTGCAGTTCCTCCAGGGCACTGGCTGCAACCTAGATCCCCAGGACTCCCACAGCACCTCCAGCCCCAAGGGAGAGACCTGCCGGCCCCTGGCCCAGCCCCCTCAACCCATTCCCATCGACTTCCGCATCCCAGGACAGATTGCAGAGGAGACCTCAGAATTCCTTGAGCATCACCAGATTAAAAACAACCATATCCTATCAGACAGTtag